A genomic region of Christiangramia sp. OXR-203 contains the following coding sequences:
- a CDS encoding VCBS repeat-containing protein: MNRTSYFQVLAICFSIFIVSCDSNKKSEENDSEEKIRSQNTLFTEMLPEETGIDFINEVKNQPDFNIFKYRNFYNGGGVAIGDINNDGLPDIYLTANMKPNKLYLNKGNFEFEDISESAGVEGNKPWSTGVNMVDINNDGLLDIYVSNAGNMEGDNHDNDLYINNGDLTFTQRAQEYNLAETGFSTHASFFDYDKDGDLDAYILNNSNIPVSTLGFAEQRNIRAQDWEGVPKIFRGVGDMLLRNDDGVFTDVSEDAGIFGSLIGFGLGVMVSDFNNDLYPDIYVSNDFYERDYLYINNQDGTFTEEIENWTQHLCLSAMGVDMADINNDGFADIFITDMLPDSEERVKSVMEFEGYNVFKLKQSKDFFQQYIHNTLQLNNGNESFSEIAHFSGVESTDWSWAGLIFDMDNDGNRDIYVTNGINHDLTDLDFVEFFANEIIQKMALTGKKEAIDSIINKMPVTKLPNYAFQNQGNLKFKNKAEEWGLGLPGLSNGSAYGDLDNDGDLDLVVNNVNMNSFIYRNNSEKIAVHNYLRIKLKGADKNRFAIGAVVKIYTGEEIILQDQNPSRGFQSSMDYVMNIGLGKKQNLDSLRVIWPDNATQLLENVKANQTLVLDHSEAKDQFKIRKQTKSKTLLTEVSNDKLESHSENQYTDFDFEGMIYKKLSQEGPAMAVGDINNDGNEDVFIGGAKKQAGTIYLNRGNGNLQKMNQPALTADAMFEDTAAAFFDANGDGKIDLMIGSGGNEIGESTNYRPRLYLNDGRGNFKPTQAKIPSVEQNVATIAPHDFDNDGDVDIFIGSRSVAVNYGIDPQHLFLENQGNGEFVNATERVAYDVKYAGMITDATWEDIDGDGKKDLITVSDWGAPHVYTNSGKRLSLLKNDLEKYTGWWNTVEAADLDNDGDMDLVLGNKGANLTYETSFENPMKLWVNDYDDNGTIEQIVTLHSEGKDYPLHMKKEMISQLVFLKKENIKASEYAKRTVQELIPDQKIQNSIVKQANISETIIAINDGTGQFKIQKLPGRVQFSCVCGISCVDVNNDGNLDLVMAGNDFEFKPQFSRLDAGYGNVLLGDGNMNFEWKDFKESGFHIRDEVKFLKRIRDKNGKTFIIAAINDQKPRIFEISNP, translated from the coding sequence ATGAATAGAACCAGTTACTTTCAGGTTTTAGCTATTTGCTTTTCAATATTTATAGTCTCTTGCGATTCAAATAAAAAAAGTGAAGAGAATGATTCCGAAGAAAAAATCCGCTCTCAGAATACTCTTTTTACCGAAATGCTTCCAGAAGAAACAGGAATTGATTTTATCAACGAAGTCAAGAATCAGCCAGACTTCAATATTTTCAAGTACCGGAACTTTTATAATGGTGGTGGTGTTGCCATTGGTGATATTAATAATGACGGACTCCCAGACATCTATCTAACCGCCAATATGAAGCCGAACAAATTATATCTTAACAAGGGTAATTTCGAGTTTGAAGATATTAGTGAATCTGCTGGCGTGGAAGGTAACAAACCATGGTCCACCGGAGTCAATATGGTAGATATCAATAACGACGGCCTCCTCGATATTTATGTAAGTAATGCCGGAAATATGGAAGGCGATAATCACGATAATGATCTGTATATAAATAATGGTGATTTAACTTTTACTCAAAGAGCTCAGGAATATAACCTTGCGGAAACCGGATTTAGCACTCATGCATCCTTCTTTGATTATGATAAGGATGGTGATCTGGATGCCTATATTTTAAATAATTCCAACATTCCTGTGAGTACTCTTGGTTTTGCCGAGCAAAGGAATATTCGAGCGCAAGACTGGGAGGGAGTGCCAAAAATTTTCAGAGGAGTAGGAGATATGCTGCTTAGAAATGATGACGGCGTATTTACCGATGTAAGCGAGGACGCAGGTATCTTCGGAAGTCTGATAGGTTTTGGGCTTGGTGTGATGGTTAGTGATTTCAACAACGACCTGTATCCAGATATTTATGTGTCCAATGATTTCTACGAGCGTGATTATTTATACATCAATAATCAGGATGGCACCTTTACTGAAGAAATTGAAAACTGGACGCAGCACTTATGTCTTTCTGCGATGGGAGTGGATATGGCAGATATCAATAATGATGGTTTTGCTGATATTTTTATCACCGATATGCTTCCCGATAGTGAAGAAAGGGTGAAATCTGTGATGGAATTCGAAGGTTACAACGTCTTTAAACTGAAGCAAAGCAAGGATTTTTTCCAGCAATACATTCATAATACGCTGCAATTAAATAATGGGAACGAGTCATTTTCAGAGATCGCTCATTTTAGTGGCGTTGAAAGTACAGACTGGAGTTGGGCAGGTCTTATTTTTGATATGGATAATGATGGAAACCGTGATATATATGTCACGAACGGAATTAATCATGATCTAACCGATCTCGATTTTGTTGAATTCTTTGCCAATGAGATCATTCAGAAAATGGCATTAACTGGTAAAAAGGAAGCAATTGATTCTATTATCAATAAGATGCCGGTAACCAAACTGCCTAATTATGCTTTTCAAAATCAGGGTAATCTGAAATTTAAGAATAAAGCTGAAGAATGGGGATTAGGTTTGCCAGGTCTTAGTAACGGTAGCGCTTACGGTGATCTTGATAATGATGGAGATCTTGATCTGGTCGTAAATAACGTAAATATGAATTCCTTTATTTACAGAAACAATTCTGAAAAAATTGCAGTTCACAATTACCTTAGAATTAAGCTGAAGGGTGCCGATAAGAACAGGTTTGCGATTGGAGCAGTTGTCAAGATATATACCGGAGAAGAGATTATTTTGCAGGATCAAAATCCTTCTCGCGGCTTTCAGTCCTCCATGGATTATGTGATGAATATTGGCTTAGGCAAGAAACAGAATCTTGATTCCTTGAGAGTGATTTGGCCAGACAATGCAACTCAATTGCTTGAAAATGTAAAAGCCAATCAAACTCTGGTGCTGGATCATTCCGAAGCTAAAGATCAGTTTAAGATCAGGAAGCAAACAAAATCAAAAACCCTGCTTACCGAAGTTTCCAACGATAAACTGGAAAGTCATTCCGAAAATCAATACACAGATTTCGATTTTGAAGGAATGATCTATAAAAAATTGAGTCAGGAAGGTCCGGCAATGGCAGTTGGTGATATCAACAATGATGGAAATGAGGATGTATTTATTGGAGGTGCTAAAAAACAAGCTGGAACTATTTATCTGAATCGTGGAAATGGAAATCTGCAGAAGATGAATCAACCCGCTTTAACTGCCGATGCTATGTTCGAAGATACTGCAGCTGCATTCTTTGATGCAAATGGCGACGGTAAAATAGATCTAATGATAGGCTCTGGAGGTAATGAGATTGGTGAATCGACGAATTACCGTCCAAGACTTTACCTCAACGATGGTCGCGGAAATTTTAAACCAACTCAGGCGAAGATCCCTTCTGTAGAACAAAACGTGGCTACGATCGCTCCCCATGATTTCGACAACGATGGCGATGTGGATATTTTTATAGGATCCAGAAGTGTTGCGGTAAATTATGGAATTGATCCACAACATTTATTTCTCGAAAATCAAGGGAATGGTGAATTTGTAAACGCTACAGAAAGGGTCGCTTATGATGTTAAATATGCCGGAATGATTACTGATGCCACCTGGGAAGATATCGATGGCGACGGAAAAAAAGATTTGATCACAGTTTCAGATTGGGGTGCACCTCATGTTTATACAAATTCCGGAAAAAGATTAAGCTTGCTAAAGAATGACCTGGAAAAGTATACGGGATGGTGGAATACTGTGGAAGCTGCAGATCTGGATAATGATGGCGATATGGACCTGGTTTTAGGGAATAAGGGAGCGAACCTGACGTATGAGACCAGTTTTGAAAATCCAATGAAATTATGGGTCAACGATTATGATGATAACGGAACTATCGAGCAGATCGTAACCCTGCATAGTGAAGGCAAGGACTATCCATTGCATATGAAGAAAGAGATGATCTCCCAGCTGGTTTTTCTGAAAAAGGAAAATATAAAAGCTTCAGAATACGCTAAGAGAACCGTGCAGGAATTAATTCCCGATCAAAAAATTCAGAATTCCATCGTGAAGCAGGCAAATATTTCAGAAACTATTATTGCTATCAATGACGGGACAGGTCAGTTTAAAATTCAGAAACTTCCGGGAAGAGTTCAGTTTTCATGCGTTTGCGGAATTTCCTGCGTAGATGTGAACAATGATGGCAATCTTGATTTGGTGATGGCCGGTAATGATTTTGAATTTAAACCACAATTTAGCCGACTTGATGCTGGTTATGGTAACGTATTGCTTGGCGACGGAAATATGAATTTTGAATGGAAAGATTTTAAAGAAAGTGGTTTTCATATTCGGGACGAAGTCAAGTTCCTGAAACGTATTCGTGATAAGAATGGGAAGACTTTTATAATCGCTGCTATTAATGACCAAAAACCTCGAATTTTTGAAATCAGCAATCCGTAG
- a CDS encoding VCBS repeat-containing protein, whose amino-acid sequence MEKAIRLTYFIFIFILFSACEKKQTLFLKKSSESTGIDFSNQLDPDSNLNILNYLYYYNGAGVATADYNNDGLPDLYFTSNEASDKLYLNLGNFKFQDVTAQCNIDNSEGWTTGVSNIDINNDGLMDLYLSKVAGILGLQGHNLLYINKGVDDDGNLKFKESSKEYGLDFSGFSTQSVFLDYDLDGDLDLFLLNHSIHPNRNYGRGNKRSSFDTRAGDRIFRNDGGTFVDVSEETGIFQGPTGYGLGVAVGDLNNDNYPDIYVGNDFFENDYVYINQQDGTFQDLITSSPDSFGHTSHYSMGNDIADMNNDGLADIVSLDMLPEDLHTYKTSGLEFPFQTYSNYLRNGFAPQYMQNTLHMNRGDLKFSEVAYLSGIAATEWSWSALFADFDNDLHQDLFITNGIKGATNNMDYIKFISTEEIQQQISTGEKIDLENLTKRLPEKKVNNYIFQNSGDQKFTNASEEWLPAQKSFSHGSVYVDLDNDGDLDLVTNNTEDAAFIFENTTTESNFLKIDLQGPDRNRFGIGAKVTVHTKEVTQMKEHYLTRGYLSSLAPGLHFGLGSNTVVDSVTVKWYDGSKTVLGKVNANQKVTVKYSASEKNRKETAKLPAYEIANDSILNYKHVEQASLDFNRQPLSLFAYSNPGPTMATGDLNGDGQMDLVLGGGKSQPLQVFFQNDETFEKFETPAFEADAISENTGIALLDHDNDGDLDILVVSGGNEFRSGDAIQPKLYVNEDGQFRKDSNNFNGISLNASGVSVADINNDGFQDVFISSSIKPHEFGSTSEQFFFINDKGKFRDATRKYFKELPGSVQTSKWVDFNRDGYLDVILAGHWNAPEIYLNNSGKSFSRMDSNLSDYQGWWNDLELADFDNDGDLDLVAANWGLNSRLTASREEPVNLYLNDFDGNATSDPILTYFYKGEETVFASKDELDQQLPYLKKRFNTYEQFANAELSDIFPKEKLEEAQLKNVTELASCYFENLGNGTFKKHELAFEAQVSVMMSIEVSDYNADGLQDILLAGNNYEISTQLGRLDASHGVLLLNDGNANFTVSKEFPAISGSARDIGKICVGNQEYVVITRNDDTPVILKSTNKNE is encoded by the coding sequence ATGGAAAAAGCCATTCGGCTTACATATTTCATTTTTATCTTTATCCTGTTCTCAGCCTGTGAGAAAAAGCAAACTCTTTTTCTTAAAAAAAGCAGTGAATCAACCGGAATTGATTTCAGCAATCAGCTTGATCCGGACTCTAACCTAAACATCCTTAATTATTTATATTACTATAATGGCGCTGGAGTGGCTACTGCAGATTATAATAATGATGGACTTCCAGATCTATATTTCACCTCTAATGAAGCATCAGATAAACTCTATCTCAATCTTGGAAATTTTAAATTTCAGGATGTAACAGCTCAATGTAATATTGATAATTCTGAAGGCTGGACCACAGGAGTTTCCAATATCGATATTAACAATGATGGGCTCATGGATCTCTATCTTTCAAAAGTAGCAGGCATTTTAGGGCTTCAAGGTCATAACTTATTATACATAAATAAGGGAGTTGATGACGACGGGAATTTGAAATTTAAGGAAAGCTCTAAGGAATACGGCCTGGATTTCAGTGGGTTCTCTACTCAATCAGTCTTCCTGGATTATGATCTGGATGGAGACCTGGATCTTTTCTTACTCAATCATTCCATTCATCCCAATAGAAATTATGGTCGGGGCAATAAACGTAGTTCATTCGATACCCGGGCAGGAGATCGAATCTTCAGAAATGACGGAGGAACTTTTGTAGATGTTTCCGAAGAAACAGGCATATTTCAGGGTCCTACGGGCTATGGCCTTGGTGTCGCCGTTGGTGATCTAAATAATGACAATTATCCCGATATCTACGTTGGAAATGATTTCTTCGAGAACGATTACGTCTATATCAATCAGCAGGATGGTACATTTCAGGATCTAATTACCAGCAGCCCAGATAGTTTTGGTCATACCTCGCATTACTCCATGGGAAATGATATTGCCGACATGAACAATGATGGACTGGCAGATATTGTATCCCTTGATATGCTACCCGAAGATTTACATACCTATAAGACTTCCGGACTGGAGTTTCCCTTTCAGACATATTCCAATTATCTAAGAAATGGATTTGCTCCGCAGTATATGCAAAACACATTGCATATGAATCGCGGAGATCTGAAGTTTTCTGAAGTAGCTTACCTGAGTGGCATTGCTGCAACCGAATGGTCCTGGAGTGCTTTGTTTGCCGATTTTGATAACGATTTGCATCAGGATCTATTCATCACCAATGGTATCAAAGGTGCAACCAATAATATGGATTATATAAAATTCATTTCTACGGAAGAGATTCAGCAACAAATTAGCACCGGTGAAAAAATAGACCTCGAGAATCTTACTAAACGACTTCCAGAAAAAAAGGTTAATAATTACATTTTCCAGAATAGCGGTGATCAAAAGTTCACAAATGCTTCTGAAGAGTGGTTACCTGCTCAAAAAAGCTTTAGTCATGGTAGTGTTTATGTAGATCTTGACAATGATGGCGATCTTGATCTGGTTACCAATAATACTGAAGATGCTGCCTTTATTTTTGAAAACACTACAACTGAAAGCAACTTCCTAAAGATCGATCTACAAGGTCCTGATAGAAATAGATTCGGGATTGGAGCAAAGGTCACTGTTCATACAAAGGAAGTAACACAGATGAAAGAACATTACCTGACCAGAGGTTATTTGTCTTCACTCGCTCCAGGATTGCATTTTGGTTTGGGATCGAATACAGTAGTAGATTCTGTTACGGTCAAATGGTATGATGGCAGCAAAACGGTATTAGGAAAAGTGAATGCAAATCAAAAAGTAACTGTTAAGTATTCAGCTTCAGAAAAGAATAGAAAAGAAACCGCTAAACTACCAGCATATGAAATTGCTAACGATTCTATTTTGAACTACAAGCATGTTGAACAGGCAAGTCTTGATTTCAATAGGCAACCTTTGAGCTTGTTTGCGTATTCAAACCCAGGACCAACGATGGCGACTGGGGATTTAAATGGAGATGGCCAAATGGATCTGGTTCTGGGCGGTGGCAAGTCACAGCCACTGCAGGTTTTCTTCCAGAACGATGAAACTTTTGAAAAATTTGAGACTCCAGCATTTGAGGCTGATGCCATTTCAGAAAATACCGGCATCGCTTTGCTGGATCACGATAATGATGGCGATCTCGATATTCTGGTGGTAAGCGGTGGAAATGAATTTAGATCTGGTGATGCAATTCAACCAAAACTATATGTGAACGAAGATGGTCAATTCAGAAAAGACAGTAACAATTTTAACGGAATTTCCTTAAATGCTTCAGGGGTTAGTGTGGCAGACATTAATAATGATGGATTTCAGGACGTCTTTATCTCCTCCAGTATTAAACCGCATGAATTTGGTTCCACTTCAGAACAGTTTTTTTTTATCAACGATAAAGGTAAATTTAGAGATGCCACCAGGAAATACTTCAAAGAACTTCCCGGGAGCGTTCAAACATCAAAATGGGTTGATTTCAACAGAGATGGTTATTTGGACGTAATACTGGCAGGACATTGGAATGCACCGGAGATCTATCTCAATAATAGCGGCAAGTCTTTTTCGAGAATGGATAGTAATTTATCAGATTATCAAGGTTGGTGGAATGATCTGGAGCTGGCCGACTTTGATAACGATGGAGACCTTGATCTTGTGGCTGCGAATTGGGGTCTTAATTCCAGGCTTACTGCATCGCGGGAAGAGCCCGTAAATCTTTACCTGAATGACTTTGATGGGAACGCTACTTCAGATCCTATTCTAACATATTTCTATAAAGGTGAAGAAACCGTATTTGCTTCAAAAGATGAACTGGATCAACAACTGCCATATTTGAAGAAAAGATTCAATACCTATGAACAGTTTGCGAATGCAGAGCTTTCAGATATATTTCCGAAGGAAAAATTAGAAGAAGCTCAGCTGAAAAACGTCACGGAGCTAGCCTCCTGCTATTTTGAAAATCTAGGAAATGGAACCTTCAAAAAACATGAATTAGCTTTTGAAGCTCAGGTTTCAGTAATGATGTCTATAGAAGTTTCAGATTATAATGCTGATGGTCTCCAAGACATTCTTTTGGCAGGAAATAACTATGAAATAAGCACTCAATTAGGTAGATTAGATGCTTCACACGGTGTTTTACTATTAAATGATGGCAACGCGAATTTCACAGTTTCGAAAGAATTTCCAGCGATCTCCGGGTCAGCACGTGACATAGGGAAAATATGTGTGGGGAACCAGGAATACGTGGTCATTACCAGGAACGACGATACTCCTGTAATTTTAAAATCAACGAATAAAAATGAATAG
- a CDS encoding RagB/SusD family nutrient uptake outer membrane protein has product MMKNRKYFTLIPACALFVFSACTDLEIEETDSIIVNQTGEFTGVGDVDATLSGIYDAVRGQLENQANLYALNEVSTDEFLVPTRGTDWGDNGVWRTLHQHSWSPIHQHVRDTWNEQNSIIFRTTEIIDERSNATPQQEAEARFLRAFATFWVMDLYGQVPFRGPDEGIEVDPTVMSRAEAFDFIMEDLNTAAANIATASPGTEATNRATKAAVHFMLAKMYLNKHIYTGTGSPDAGDMQQVISNVDAISAMGFGLEEGYFGIFSPKLDNETIWYTNSGVGNVMWHTLHYNQNTPANGGGGWNGFTTLAEFYDLFEGDPNSNFMGDGQEERRGYVPTEGSPVGVDFDGDGVADEIDEDGDGMLDGSQIGFGMLIGQQYGIDGSKLQAEAGKDLSFTKELPGLLGNGQSTGVRVIKYHPTNGSFTGHKIVFRYADAHLMKAEAALNGGGGDATELVNELRTIRKASPLSSVTSEDIIDERGRELYSEFWRRNDLIRFGKFTEAWGYKDASEDYRTLYPIPASAIISNPNLTQNEGY; this is encoded by the coding sequence ATGATGAAAAATAGAAAGTATTTTACTTTAATTCCAGCCTGCGCACTGTTCGTCTTTAGTGCATGTACAGACCTGGAAATTGAGGAAACAGATTCGATCATCGTAAACCAGACCGGAGAATTTACCGGAGTTGGTGACGTAGATGCGACCTTGAGCGGTATCTATGATGCTGTACGGGGACAATTAGAAAATCAGGCTAACCTTTACGCTCTTAACGAGGTAAGTACAGATGAATTCCTGGTGCCCACCAGAGGAACAGACTGGGGTGATAATGGTGTTTGGAGAACATTACATCAGCACAGCTGGTCTCCAATTCACCAGCATGTAAGAGATACCTGGAATGAGCAGAACTCTATCATTTTCAGAACTACTGAAATCATTGACGAGAGGAGTAATGCTACTCCACAACAGGAAGCAGAAGCAAGGTTTTTAAGAGCTTTCGCTACATTCTGGGTGATGGATCTTTACGGTCAGGTGCCGTTTAGAGGACCAGATGAAGGAATTGAAGTAGATCCTACGGTAATGTCCAGAGCAGAAGCTTTCGACTTTATCATGGAAGATCTGAATACAGCTGCGGCGAATATTGCTACGGCCTCGCCAGGAACAGAAGCTACGAATCGTGCGACTAAAGCAGCAGTTCACTTTATGCTTGCTAAAATGTATCTTAATAAGCATATCTATACAGGGACGGGTTCACCAGACGCTGGGGACATGCAACAGGTGATTAGCAATGTGGACGCAATTAGTGCTATGGGCTTTGGTCTGGAAGAAGGTTACTTTGGAATCTTCTCTCCAAAACTTGATAATGAAACTATCTGGTATACAAATTCCGGAGTTGGAAACGTTATGTGGCATACATTACACTATAACCAGAATACACCAGCGAATGGTGGTGGTGGTTGGAATGGTTTTACCACTCTAGCTGAATTTTATGACCTTTTCGAAGGTGATCCAAATTCAAATTTTATGGGAGATGGTCAGGAAGAGCGTAGAGGATACGTTCCAACGGAAGGATCGCCTGTAGGAGTTGACTTTGATGGTGATGGTGTAGCAGACGAGATTGATGAAGATGGTGATGGTATGCTTGATGGTTCTCAAATAGGATTTGGGATGTTAATAGGACAGCAATACGGGATCGATGGTTCTAAACTACAGGCTGAAGCTGGTAAAGATCTTAGTTTTACAAAAGAACTTCCTGGACTTTTAGGTAATGGTCAGTCTACCGGGGTTCGTGTGATCAAGTACCACCCAACGAATGGTTCTTTCACCGGGCACAAGATCGTTTTCAGATATGCGGATGCTCATCTCATGAAAGCTGAAGCTGCACTTAACGGCGGTGGTGGAGACGCTACAGAATTGGTGAATGAACTTAGAACGATACGTAAGGCTTCTCCTCTTAGTTCAGTTACTTCTGAAGATATTATCGATGAACGTGGTAGAGAACTTTACTCTGAATTCTGGAGAAGAAATGACCTGATCCGTTTTGGTAAGTTTACTGAAGCATGGGGTTATAAAGATGCTTCTGAAGATTACAGAACATTATACCCAATCCCGGCGTCGGCGATTATATCTAACCCGAATTTAACTCAGAACGAGGGTTACTAA